The proteins below are encoded in one region of Drosophila santomea strain STO CAGO 1482 chromosome 2R, Prin_Dsan_1.1, whole genome shotgun sequence:
- the LOC120444959 gene encoding esterase B1, which produces MDLRVSFSDKLKLGAKVIGHKVVQYKLATGHTKELATKYGQLKGQQRRTVYDGEPYYSFEGIPFAQPPVGELRFRAPQPPSSWQGVRDCTYAREKPMQRNSITTAAEGSEDCLYLNVYAKRLDSPKPLPVMVWIFGGGFQVGAASRELYGPDYFMKHDVLLVTINYRVGALGFLSLKDKALRIPGNAGLKDQIQALRWVKENIASFNGDPENITVFGESAGGASTHILMQTEQARGLFHRAIVQSGSALCAWATQPDRKWPQRLGKELGYAGDLESEKELLEFFQQIPASKLAQYCNEIVTQEEQRDYEILAFAPVIEPYVGEDCVIPKSQQEQLSSAWGNSIPLIIGGTSFEGLFSYRTTLDDPLHMLSAFEAIIPKQVRDAIDKDELAEMVRRLKKSYFDDPDRASMELYECLHMLSIKNFWHDIHRTLLARLSYASNLPTYLYRFDMDSSHFNHYRILNCGKKVRGVCHADDLSYLFYGVLSSKLDKNSAEYRTIERLVGMWTSFASTGDPNCEIISPVKWDPLRPGGVEHCLNIADGLEFIALPESKQFVVWDSFYTRESLY; this is translated from the exons ATGGATTTGCGCGTGAGCTTCAGTGACAAGTTGAAACTGGGCGCCAA GGTGATTGGCCATAAGGTGGTGCAGTACAAGCTGGCCACGGGTCACACCAAGGAGCTGGCCACCAAATATGGCCAGTTGAAGGGTCAGCAGCGCCGGACAGTCTACGATGGCGAGCCGTACTACTCCTTCGAGGGCATTCCCTTTGCCCAGCCGCCGGTGGGTGAGCTGCGCTTCCGTGCACCACAGCCGCCAAGCTCGTGGCAGGGAGTCCGGGATTGCACCTATGCCCGGGAGAAGCCCATGCAGAGGAACTCCATAACCACCGCTGCCGAAGGATCCGAGGATTGCCTGTACCTCAATGTCTATGCCAAGAGGCTGGACTCCCCGAAACCACTGCCCGTCATGGTCTGGATCTTCGGTGGAGGCTTCCAGGTGGGCGCAGCCTCGCGGGAACTCTATGGACCCGATTACTTTATGAAGCACGATGTCCTGCTGGTGACCATCAACTATCGCGTGGGCGCCCTGGGCTTCCTGAGTCTGAAGGACAAGGCGCTCAGGATACCGGGAAATGCGGGTCTGAAGGATCAGATCCAGGCACTGCGTTGGGTCAAGGAGAACATAGCCAGTTTCAATGGCGATCCCGAGAACATAACCGTATTCGGCGAATCGGCTGGCGGCGCATCCACGCACATCCTCATGCAAACGGAGCAGGCCAGAGGACTCTTCCATCGCGCCATCGTGCAATCCGGTTCGGCATTGTGCGCCTGGGCCACGCAACCGGATCGCAAGTGGCCACAGAGATTGGGCAAGGAACTGGGCTATGCCGGCGATTTGGAGAGCGAGAAGGAACTGCTGGAGTTCTTCCAGCAGATCCCAGCCAGCAAGTTGGCCCAGTACTGCAATGAGATCGTGAcgcaggaggagcagcgcgACTACGAGATCCTGGCCTTTGCCCCGGTTATCGAGCCATATGTTGGCGAGGATTGTGTGATCCCCAAGtcgcagcaggagcagctgtcCAGCGCCTGGGGCAATTCCATTCCACTGATCATTGGCGGCACCTCGTTCGAAGGACTCTTTTCGTATCGCACCACCTTGGATGATCCGCTCCATATGCTGAGTGCCTTCGAGGCCATAATACCCAAACAGGTTCGCGATGCCATCGACAAGGATGAGCTGGCGGAGATGGTGCGCAGGCTGAAGAAGTCCTACTTCGACGATCCCGACCGGGCCAGCATGGAGCTCTACGAGTGCCTCCACATGCTGAGCATCAAGAACTTCTGGCACGACATCCATCGCACCTTGCTCGCCCGTCTGTCCTATGCCAGCAACTTGCCAACGTATCTGTATCGCTTCGATATGGATTCGTCACACTTCAATCACTATCGCATCTTGAACTGCGGCAAGAAGGTGCGGGGTGTGTGCCACGCGGATGACCTTTCCTACTTGTTCTATGGCGTACTCTCCAGTAAGCTGGACAAGAATTCGGCCGAGTACCGCACCATTGAACGACTGGTGGGCATGTGGACATCATTCGCCAGCACCGGCGATCCCAACTGCGAGATTATCTCACCGGTTAAGTGGGATCCACTGCGTCCGGGTGGCGTGGAACACTGCCTCAACATCGCCGATGGCCTGGAGTTCATTGCGCTGCCGGAGAGCAAACAGTTTGTGGTGTGGGATAGCTTCTATACCAGGGAAAGCCTCTACTAA
- the LOC120444960 gene encoding uncharacterized protein LOC120444960: MNSIVIFILPLFLGLGFGFGAPFSNELTGKMAVPNRTLNIKTEDFQLQIIKSHLVRQKIPKNLIHPIRNVDTDNRAKNESQHSTQSPEMGYLKLIVFLIEHICRLIGLIA, from the exons ATGAACTCAATAGTGATTTTTATTCTTCCGCTTTTTTTGG GCTTGGGTTTCGGATTTGGGGCGCCTTTTTCCAACGAGCTCACCGGGAAAATGGCTGTGCCAAATAGAACGTTGAATATCAAAACCGAAGATTTCCAGCTGCAGATCATAAAAAGTCATTTGGTTCGGCAGAAGATTCCGAAAAACTTAATCCATCCCATAAGAAATGTGGACACGGATAACCGGGCAAAGAACGAATCCCAGCACTCCACACAAAGTCCAGAAATGGGTTACTTGAAGCTGATTGTGTTTCTTATCGAGCACATTTGCAGATTGATTGGACTCATTGCATAA
- the LOC120444961 gene encoding E3 ubiquitin-protein ligase MYLIP-A — protein MWCIVNLPNGTQQAVKWDPKANGQECLEKVCRAMNIICEMEYFGLEHWTPNQKESQTRQWINLRNRLSGDSGSSGSGIQLMLALRVKFWVPVHFILQESVRNLFYMQARRDLLEGRLTAPDWSGAAKLAALLCQADGLRFNESSLRADCPMRMRRELAQQQQQQQQQAQQQRLEQQRKEKEHVLSFKKRRLSKQKSMEHIEICTLPVASTTSCSLQPSPSASASASASASASASASASASASASASASASTSACSQTHSNSSSSSPSNSSSQTGLDERLASNPLRVYEEYFMQPSCEAEPPADYLRQIAVEHGKLAKLQMSLKTAKYWLLKSIQDLEGYGEELFSGVTTNESATRCDIAVGAHGITVCRGGEKQSIPFGAIAAAKSLRRTFKLEYVDDHNDRKELEIKLPKQPIAAGLYRSITERHAFYVCDKVRGVVTNQFTRDLKGTIASMFMENTELGKRYVFDIQHTCREVHDQARRTLHERGGDLVAEGAEGCAAAVAGGLGVSAVGEPGVSPWATTGAGGSMAGKIDLAIREKEAREAAIERCVDTRISEAMQCKICMDRAINTVFNPCCHVIACAQCAARCSNCPNCRVKITSVVKIYLPPELRTSQTGSGATTTTSSSSSSNMASDGHAEEQLLQHQLDEISAAPASLEAGVGVGGGATGPGGQPKVTTAA, from the exons GTGTGTCGCGCCATGAACATCATCTGCGAGATGGAGTACTTCGGTTTGGAGCACTGGACGCCCAACCAGAAGGAGTCGCAAACGCGCCAGTGGATCAATCTGCGCAACCGACTCTCCGgcgacagcggcagcagtggcagtggcatcCAGCTGATGCTGGCGCTGCGCGTCAAGTTCTGGGTGCCGGTGCACTTCATCCTCCAGGAGAGCGTGCGCAATCTGTTCTACATGCAGGCCAGGCGCGATCTCCTCGAGGGCCGACTCACTGCACCCGACTGGAGCGGAGCGGCCAAGTTGGCGGCGCTGCTCTGCCAGGCGGACGGGCTGCGCTTCAATGAGTCCTCGCTGCGGGCCGACTGCCCCATGCGGATGCGACGGGAGttggcgcagcagcagcagcagcaacagcagcaggcgcagcagcagcgactggagcagcagcgcaaggagaaggagcacGTGCTGAGCTTCAAGAAGCGGCGGCTGTCCAAGCAGAAGTCCATGGAGCACATCGAGATCTGCACGCTGCCGGtggccagcaccaccagctgCAGTCTCCAGCCCTCGCcatccgcctccgcctccgcctcaGCATCTGCCTCAGCATCCGCATCAGCATCCGCCtcagcatccgcatccgcctcagcatcagcatccgcCTCCACATCCGCCTGCTCGCAAACGCACTCGAacagcagctccagcagccccagcaacagcagcagccaaacgGGTCTGGACGAGCGACTGGCCAGCAATCCACTCCGCGTCTACGAGGAGTACTTCATGCAGCCGAGCTGCGAGGCGGAGCCGCCGGCGGACTATCTGCGCCAAATAGCCGTGGAGCACGGCAAGCTGGCCAAGCTGCAGATGAGCCTCAAGACGGCCAAGTACTGGCTGCTCAAGTCCATCCAGGATCTCGAGGGCTACGGCGAGGAGCTCTTCAGTGGCGTCACCACCAACGAGAGTGCCACGCGCTGCGACATCGCGGTGGGCGCCCATGGCATCACCGTTTGCCGGGGGGGCGAGAAACAGAG CATCCCCTTTGGCGCCATCGCGGCGGCCAAGTCGCTGCGTCGCACCTTCAAGCTGGAGTACGTGGACGACCACAACGATCGCAAGGAGCTGGAGATCAAGCTGCCCAAGCAGCCGATAGCCGCCGGCCTCTATCGCTCCATCACGGAGCGCCACGCCTTCTACGTGTGCGACAAGGTGCGCGGCGTGGTGACCAATCAGTTCACCCGCGACCTCAAGGGCACCATCGCCTCCATGTTCATGGAGAACACGGAGCTGGGCAAGCGCTACGTCTTCGACATCCAGCACACGTGCCGCGAGGTCCACGACCAGGCCAGGCGGACGCTTCACGAGCGCGGCGGCGATCTGGTGGCGGAGGGCGCCGAGggctgtgctgctgctgtcgctggAGGATTGGGCGTCTCTGCCGTCGGCGAGCCGGGCGTTAGTCCATGGGCGACGACTGGTGCCGGCGGCTCCATGGCCGGCAAGATAGATTTGGCCATACGCGAGAAGGAGGCGCGTGAGGCGGCGATTGAGCGTTGCGTGGACACGCGCATCTCGGAGGCCATGCAGTGCAAGATCTGCATGGACCGCGCCATCAACACAGTGTTCAATCCGTGCTGTCACGTCATCGCCTGCGCCCAGTGCGCTGCAAG ATGCAGCAACTGTCCCAACTGTCGGGTGAAGATAACCAGCGTGGTCAAAATCTATCTGCCGCCGGAGCTGCGCACCAGCCAAACCGGCAGCGGCgccacaaccaccaccagcagcagcagcagcagcaacatggccAGCGATGGCCAcgcggaggagcagctgctccagcatCAGCTGGACGAGATCTCGGCAGCACCCGCCTCCCTGGAGGCGGGAGTAGGAGTGGGTGGAGGAGCAACCGGACCTGGTGGACAGCCGAAGGTGACGACGGCCGCCTAG